The proteins below are encoded in one region of Brachyspira intermedia PWS/A:
- a CDS encoding peptide ABC transporter substrate-binding protein, with protein sequence MKKIVIMILSISMMLLFIACGGKKNEEGAIYINVGPEPKTIDPALNSTVDANIYIQHVFEGLATRDKDNKIVPGVAESWDISEDGLTYTFHIRDNAKWSDGKKITADDFVYAWQRVVDPVTASEYAYQFEPVLNAMDINSGKKPVSELGIKAIDEKTLEVKLNAPTAYFLELVAFYTFYPVRKDMIEENGDNWTLSPETYIGNGPFIMTERRTDDRIVVEKNTNYWNVNNIVPEKLVFILMQNGTAAVAGIKEGSLHFANNPPLQDIENLKSEGLMHISPYLGTYYYCLNITNDILKDARVRKALTLAIDRNYLVEQVTRAGQLPASAWVPSGVNDVEGADGDFRKVGGDYYSIKPEDYQKNLEEAKQLLADAGYPNGENFPVIEFKSNSGEHIQIFEAVQQMWKEGLGIDSTIAQEEWATFQTTRQEKNYVIARHGWIADYNDPMSFLGVFLSYSIQNNGGYSNKAYDDKLKLAMSTIDQDIRMKAMHEAEDILMEDMGLIPLYFYTDPIMVSKKLSDVIYDPLGAHKFYYAKLAK encoded by the coding sequence ATGAAAAAGATTGTAATTATGATTTTATCCATAAGCATGATGTTATTATTTATAGCATGCGGAGGAAAGAAAAATGAGGAAGGAGCTATATATATTAATGTAGGACCTGAACCTAAAACTATAGACCCTGCTTTAAATTCTACTGTAGATGCTAATATATATATTCAGCATGTTTTTGAGGGGCTAGCTACTAGAGATAAGGATAATAAAATAGTACCGGGTGTTGCTGAAAGTTGGGATATAAGCGAAGACGGTTTAACTTATACATTTCATATAAGAGATAATGCTAAATGGTCTGACGGTAAAAAGATTACAGCAGATGATTTTGTTTATGCTTGGCAGAGAGTAGTTGATCCTGTTACTGCAAGCGAATATGCCTATCAATTTGAACCTGTATTAAATGCTATGGATATTAATTCTGGTAAGAAGCCGGTTTCTGAATTGGGTATTAAAGCTATAGATGAAAAAACTTTGGAAGTAAAATTGAATGCTCCTACAGCTTATTTTTTAGAGTTAGTAGCTTTTTATACTTTTTATCCTGTTAGAAAAGATATGATAGAAGAAAATGGAGATAATTGGACACTTTCTCCAGAAACATATATAGGAAATGGACCTTTTATAATGACAGAAAGAAGAACAGATGACAGAATTGTAGTTGAAAAAAATACTAATTATTGGAATGTTAATAATATAGTACCTGAAAAGCTAGTATTTATACTTATGCAAAACGGTACTGCTGCAGTTGCTGGAATAAAAGAAGGTTCTTTACATTTTGCTAATAATCCTCCGCTTCAGGATATTGAAAATTTAAAAAGCGAAGGTTTAATGCATATTTCTCCTTATTTGGGTACATATTATTATTGTTTGAATATTACTAATGATATATTAAAAGATGCTAGAGTTCGCAAGGCTTTAACTTTGGCTATAGATAGAAATTATTTAGTAGAACAAGTAACAAGAGCCGGACAGCTTCCTGCAAGTGCTTGGGTTCCTAGCGGAGTAAATGATGTTGAAGGAGCTGATGGAGATTTCAGAAAGGTAGGTGGTGATTATTACAGTATAAAACCTGAAGATTATCAAAAGAATTTGGAAGAGGCAAAACAACTATTAGCAGATGCTGGTTATCCTAATGGAGAAAATTTCCCTGTTATAGAGTTCAAATCAAATTCAGGAGAGCATATACAAATATTTGAAGCAGTTCAGCAGATGTGGAAAGAGGGACTTGGTATAGATTCTACTATAGCACAGGAAGAATGGGCTACTTTCCAAACTACAAGACAAGAGAAAAATTATGTTATAGCTCGTCATGGTTGGATAGCTGATTATAATGATCCTATGAGTTTTTTAGGTGTATTTTTAAGCTATAGCATACAAAATAATGGCGGTTACTCTAATAAAGCCTATGATGATAAATTAAAACTTGCTATGTCTACAATAGATCAGGATATAAGAATGAAAGCTATGCATGAGGCAGAAGATATACTTATGGAAGATATGGGATTAATACCTCTTTATTTCTATACTGATCCTATTATGGTTAGTAAGAAGTTATCTGATGTTATTTATGATCCTCTTGGAGCTCATAAATTCTACTATGCTAAATTGGCTAAATAA
- a CDS encoding ATP-dependent helicase — protein sequence MNILENVSEVQREGILHTGTPLLLLAGAGSGKTLVITRKIAYLINELEIAPENIMAVTFTNKAAHEMKERVCDLLPDIKPSRLFIRTFHSACLRILKENAHFLGYKSNFLILDEGDKSSVIKRIMKEEEVPKSIGQKIITRFISNVKNGIDDGIVFDRDIFENVYKKYTEYELNENVMDFDDLILNTIKLFEQENKVLNYYRNRFKYILVDEFQDTNPQQYKLIKLLTQEADNDLTVVGDDDQSIYAFRGADVLNILDFEKDYPNTKIIRLEENYRCPKDIVEAALSVIKNNANRHEKNVFSNKPNEFKIENWICYSDLEEARSVVNEIESLFDNGFEARDIVVLFRTNSQSRAYEKELRLHSINYKIVGGVGFFERIEIKDAISFLRLMTGFGDNFSVRRTINVPPRGIGEKSFSNFETFANTRKLTLYNAIDYIDESSLTKKVISNIKAYKSIIEEYAVKIKEDIINEEGIHIELLFFEFLKDIDYFSIFKGDGNERVITAEENIKELFRGFYDYKSMEPNATLITFLEENTLYRDLTTNDDKEDYVTLMTIHNAKGLEFDVVFMTGMEQGVFPHYFSLEEEKGIDEERRLCYVGITRARRKLYLTYSKKRRVSTGIMEQIPSSFLMEIPKKLMLIKEKANYYSGSYMDIDEDAFDY from the coding sequence ATGAATATACTTGAGAATGTGAGCGAAGTTCAAAGAGAAGGAATACTGCATACAGGAACTCCTTTACTTCTTTTAGCAGGAGCAGGAAGTGGTAAGACTTTAGTTATTACTAGAAAAATAGCTTATCTTATAAATGAGCTTGAAATAGCTCCTGAAAATATAATGGCTGTAACTTTTACAAATAAAGCGGCACATGAGATGAAAGAGAGAGTATGCGATTTACTTCCGGATATTAAGCCAAGCAGATTATTTATTAGAACTTTTCACTCTGCATGTTTAAGGATATTAAAAGAGAATGCACATTTCCTAGGCTATAAATCTAATTTTCTTATTTTAGATGAAGGCGATAAATCATCAGTTATTAAAAGAATAATGAAAGAAGAGGAAGTTCCAAAGAGTATAGGACAGAAAATTATAACTAGATTTATATCCAATGTGAAAAATGGAATAGATGATGGTATAGTTTTCGACAGAGATATTTTTGAAAATGTTTATAAAAAATATACAGAGTATGAGCTTAATGAAAATGTAATGGACTTTGATGATTTAATTTTAAATACTATAAAATTATTTGAACAAGAAAATAAAGTTTTAAATTATTATAGAAACAGATTTAAATATATTTTGGTAGATGAGTTTCAGGACACTAATCCTCAGCAGTATAAATTGATAAAATTATTAACTCAGGAGGCAGATAATGATTTAACAGTTGTAGGCGATGATGATCAGAGTATATATGCATTCAGAGGTGCAGATGTTTTGAATATACTTGATTTTGAAAAAGATTATCCTAATACGAAGATAATTCGTCTTGAAGAGAATTACAGATGTCCTAAAGATATTGTAGAAGCTGCTTTGAGTGTAATAAAAAATAATGCTAATCGTCATGAAAAGAATGTGTTTTCAAATAAGCCTAATGAGTTTAAAATAGAAAATTGGATTTGCTACAGTGATTTAGAAGAGGCTAGAAGTGTAGTTAATGAAATAGAATCTTTATTTGATAACGGATTTGAGGCAAGGGATATTGTGGTATTATTTAGGACAAATAGTCAGTCTAGAGCTTATGAAAAGGAGTTAAGGCTTCATTCTATAAATTATAAAATAGTGGGCGGTGTAGGATTCTTTGAACGTATTGAAATAAAGGATGCAATTTCTTTTTTAAGGCTTATGACTGGTTTCGGTGATAACTTCAGTGTAAGGCGTACTATAAATGTTCCGCCTAGAGGAATAGGTGAGAAGAGCTTCAGTAATTTCGAAACTTTTGCAAATACCAGAAAATTAACTCTTTACAATGCTATTGATTATATTGATGAATCATCACTTACAAAAAAAGTTATTTCAAATATAAAAGCATATAAAAGTATTATAGAAGAATATGCTGTGAAAATAAAAGAAGATATTATAAACGAAGAAGGTATTCATATAGAATTATTATTCTTTGAGTTTTTAAAAGATATAGATTATTTTTCAATATTTAAAGGTGATGGAAATGAGAGGGTGATAACTGCAGAAGAGAATATTAAAGAGCTTTTCAGAGGTTTTTACGATTATAAATCAATGGAGCCTAATGCCACACTTATAACATTTTTAGAAGAAAATACTTTATACAGAGATTTAACTACCAATGATGATAAGGAAGATTATGTAACATTGATGACTATTCATAATGCTAAGGGTTTGGAATTTGATGTTGTATTTATGACTGGAATGGAGCAGGGAGTTTTTCCTCATTATTTTTCGCTTGAAGAAGAGAAAGGCATTGATGAAGAGAGAAGACTTTGTTATGTAGGCATCACAAGGGCAAGGCGTAAACTTTATCTTACATACTCAAAAAAACGAAGGGTAAGCACTGGTATAATGGAGCAGATTCCTTCTTCATTCTTAATGGAGATACCTAAAAAATTAATGCTCATAAAAGAAAAGGCCAATTATTATTCCGGCAGCTATATGGATATAGACGAAGATGCTTTTGATTATTGA
- a CDS encoding MATE family efflux transporter — protein sequence MSVSSNPLYYEKIHRLLFKYGTPSIISMLVGSLYNIVDQIFIGQGVGINGNAATNVAFPLTIICIFISLFLGVGGASLYSILLGKGENKHASIIIGNSITLSFVFGIILSIVVKIFNTKLMIAFGSTKEVLDYAVIYTDITSFGFTAYIFSMVMSYTIRADGSPKYSMASVLSGAIVNTILDPLFIFVFKMGIAGAALATVIGQYVSFFIAFAYIFKFKNIQFEKQSFIPEFKSILKIFALGASAGFSNLSMMILQIVMNNVLSYYGSNSIYGGNIPLAVSGIVAKVNMLVMSFVIGASQGSQPIIGFNYGAKNYGRVIETYKYTIIITSIITFIAFLLFQFFPRQIVSIFGDGSELYFQFSEKYMRIFMMLMIINAAQPVTGTFFSSLGKAFKGAFLAVTRQTLFLLPLIIILPRIFGIDGVMYAGPIADGAALIVTIIMVTIEIKHLKSMQSNI from the coding sequence ATGTCAGTTTCATCAAACCCTTTGTATTATGAAAAGATACATAGGCTTCTATTTAAATATGGAACTCCAAGTATTATATCAATGCTTGTGGGCTCTCTTTATAATATAGTAGATCAAATATTTATAGGACAGGGTGTGGGAATTAATGGGAATGCCGCAACTAATGTGGCCTTCCCTCTCACTATAATATGCATATTTATATCATTGTTTCTAGGTGTTGGAGGAGCTTCGCTTTACAGCATACTATTAGGAAAAGGCGAAAATAAACATGCATCTATTATCATAGGAAACAGCATTACTTTATCTTTTGTATTTGGTATTATATTATCAATAGTTGTAAAGATATTTAATACAAAATTAATGATAGCATTCGGATCAACAAAAGAAGTTTTAGATTATGCAGTAATATACACCGATATAACTTCTTTTGGATTTACAGCTTATATATTTTCTATGGTTATGAGTTATACTATAAGGGCAGACGGTAGTCCCAAATATTCTATGGCTTCAGTTTTAAGCGGTGCTATTGTTAATACTATTTTAGATCCTTTATTTATATTCGTATTTAAAATGGGTATTGCCGGTGCTGCACTTGCCACAGTTATAGGACAGTATGTATCTTTCTTTATAGCTTTCGCATACATATTTAAATTCAAAAATATTCAATTTGAAAAACAAAGCTTTATACCTGAATTCAAATCAATATTAAAAATATTTGCATTAGGTGCTTCTGCAGGATTCAGCAACTTATCTATGATGATTCTTCAAATTGTTATGAATAATGTACTTAGCTACTATGGAAGCAACTCTATATATGGAGGTAATATACCTTTAGCAGTTTCCGGAATAGTAGCAAAAGTTAATATGCTAGTAATGTCTTTTGTAATAGGAGCTTCTCAAGGAAGTCAGCCTATAATAGGTTTTAATTATGGGGCAAAAAATTACGGAAGAGTTATTGAAACATATAAATATACTATCATAATAACAAGCATCATAACATTCATTGCATTTTTATTATTTCAATTCTTCCCTAGACAAATTGTTTCTATATTCGGGGACGGAAGCGAGCTTTATTTTCAATTCTCTGAAAAGTACATGCGAATATTTATGATGCTTATGATAATCAATGCTGCTCAGCCTGTAACTGGAACATTCTTTAGTTCTTTAGGTAAAGCATTTAAGGGGGCATTTCTTGCTGTAACTAGGCAGACTTTATTTCTTCTTCCTCTTATAATAATACTTCCTAGAATATTCGGTATAGATGGCGTAATGTATGCCGGTCCTATTGCTGACGGAGCTGCTTTAATAGTTACTATTATAATGGTAACTATAGAAATAAAGCATTTAAAAAGTATGCAGAGTAATATATAA
- a CDS encoding PTS mannose/fructose/sorbose/N-acetylgalactosamine transporter subunit IIC, whose translation MQELSAIVILILCIYTVIGVLDQISIQIGVYTPLFAAAFTGFLLGDLKSGLFIGATLQLATLGVATYGGATVPDYLSGAIIGTSYAIISQKGAEYGIAIAVPIGLLLTQLDILGRMTNLIFQHKADRYADEGNYRGVEMCNVLGILPWVLSRVIPVFIGLFFGETVIQTINNFIPGWFMNGLKAAGALLPAMGIAILMRYLPLKKYFYYFIIGFVAIAFSGGNMSVLAVALLGFAFAALNYHRTMEKGAIKETAGAASDDDEIEIDG comes from the coding sequence ATGCAAGAATTATCTGCTATAGTAATTCTAATACTATGTATATATACTGTCATAGGCGTATTAGATCAAATTTCTATACAAATAGGCGTATATACACCATTATTTGCTGCTGCTTTCACAGGTTTTTTATTGGGGGATTTAAAGTCTGGTCTATTTATAGGTGCTACTTTGCAATTAGCCACATTAGGTGTAGCAACTTATGGAGGAGCCACTGTTCCTGATTATTTATCCGGAGCTATAATAGGCACTTCTTATGCTATAATTTCGCAAAAAGGTGCTGAATATGGAATAGCTATAGCGGTTCCTATAGGACTTTTATTGACTCAGTTGGATATTTTAGGAAGAATGACTAACTTAATATTTCAACATAAAGCAGATAGATACGCTGATGAAGGCAATTACAGAGGCGTTGAGATGTGTAATGTATTGGGTATTTTACCATGGGTATTATCAAGAGTAATACCTGTATTTATAGGATTATTTTTCGGAGAAACAGTAATACAAACTATAAATAATTTCATACCGGGCTGGTTTATGAACGGATTAAAGGCTGCCGGAGCTTTACTTCCTGCAATGGGTATTGCGATACTTATGAGATATTTGCCTCTTAAAAAATATTTCTATTATTTCATAATAGGTTTTGTAGCAATAGCATTCAGCGGAGGAAACATGAGTGTATTGGCTGTGGCTTTATTAGGATTTGCTTTTGCTGCTCTTAATTATCACAGAACAATGGAAAAAGGAGCTATAAAAGAAACTGCTGGAGCGGCTTCTGATGATGATGAAATAGAAATAGACGGATAA
- a CDS encoding PTS system mannose/fructose/sorbose family transporter subunit IID, translated as MENNKLTKSDINKVYVRNLFGFQWGWNYEKMQGLGYAWVIMPALKRIYKNNPEGMKKALKMQLGYFNTTPAMSHLIIGADMALEESLGEKSEEAVSSLKTGLMGPFAGVGDTLFLAIYRAIVFSIASYIALDGNAIGLIVPVFACLAVLFLRYKFTYIGYNQSKKLAVGFANSIAPITEGAAILGLTVVGGLIASVITYKLNLTFTLGEVSLDIQSMLDKIMPSLIPLLVVLFSYWLLGKKKFNSTHLIVVIIAIGMVLGNSQGMLDFVIGLFSK; from the coding sequence ATGGAAAATAATAAATTAACTAAAAGTGATATTAATAAAGTATATGTTAGAAATTTATTCGGATTTCAATGGGGTTGGAATTATGAGAAAATGCAAGGATTAGGATATGCTTGGGTAATAATGCCTGCCTTAAAAAGAATATATAAAAATAATCCTGAAGGAATGAAAAAAGCTTTAAAAATGCAATTAGGTTATTTCAATACTACTCCTGCAATGTCTCACCTTATCATAGGTGCTGATATGGCTTTGGAAGAGAGTTTAGGAGAAAAATCTGAAGAGGCTGTATCTAGTTTAAAAACAGGATTAATGGGGCCTTTCGCGGGTGTTGGAGATACTTTATTCCTTGCTATATACAGAGCAATAGTATTCTCCATTGCTTCTTATATAGCTTTAGACGGTAATGCTATAGGATTAATAGTTCCTGTATTTGCATGTTTAGCTGTACTTTTTTTAAGATATAAATTTACTTATATAGGTTATAATCAAAGTAAAAAATTAGCTGTAGGTTTTGCCAATTCTATAGCACCTATAACAGAAGGAGCTGCAATTTTAGGATTAACAGTTGTAGGCGGATTAATAGCATCTGTTATAACTTATAAACTTAATCTTACATTCACTTTAGGTGAAGTTTCTTTGGATATACAGTCAATGCTTGATAAGATAATGCCTTCTTTAATACCGCTTCTTGTAGTATTATTCTCTTATTGGCTTTTGGGTAAGAAGAAATTTAATTCTACTCATTTGATTGTTGTAATAATAGCAATAGGAATGGTATTGGGTAATTCTCAAGGAATGCTTGATTTTGTTATTGGTTTATTCAGTAAATAA
- a CDS encoding PTS system mannose/fructose/N-acetylgalactosamine-transporter subunit IIB: MSIVNARVDERLIHGQVAMVWTNTVGATRIAVVNDQAVKDETIIAALKISKPAGVKLSILSKAKAAEKFKEGVYDEDKIFLITKNIEDMNEIIKNGVPIKTVNIGNVAKKEGSVQIKKSVNLTEDDIALIKSMIADGINVTAQMLPNESDQSIEAYLK; encoded by the coding sequence ATGAGTATAGTAAATGCTAGAGTAGATGAAAGATTGATACATGGACAAGTTGCTATGGTATGGACAAATACTGTAGGAGCTACAAGAATAGCTGTAGTTAATGATCAGGCTGTAAAAGATGAAACTATAATAGCCGCTTTAAAAATATCAAAACCTGCCGGAGTTAAATTATCAATATTATCAAAAGCAAAAGCTGCAGAAAAATTTAAAGAAGGAGTATATGACGAAGATAAAATATTCCTAATAACAAAAAATATAGAGGATATGAATGAAATAATAAAAAACGGCGTACCTATAAAAACTGTTAATATTGGTAATGTAGCCAAAAAAGAAGGCTCTGTACAAATAAAAAAATCTGTAAATCTCACAGAAGATGATATAGCTTTAATAAAAAGTATGATAGCTGATGGTATAAATGTAACTGCTCAAATGCTTCCAAATGAATCCGATCAATCTATAGAAGCATATTTAAAATAA
- a CDS encoding MurR/RpiR family transcriptional regulator encodes MNAYLIIRDKYEDFSKAYKKISNYILSNPKEVIKLTALDISKNCGVSSASVVRFAKDLGFKGLDELKISIASKNGDDDNKYNINTIISADDNVEELCDKIMLLIKSSNEDFFYQLDKNALEKAFKLIRNARNIYMLGIGASSLSAYDLFHKLKRANFNAFFYEDAHLNAEFFNYLTEEDVVIAFSYSGRTNEVIYPVKIASAKKASIIAVTRKKTNNLSKMADVLITVPNNEELTRMGAITSKYSSLIVSDLLYFGAIQKDFENIKDNLINTSILTRELKLDDEE; translated from the coding sequence ATGAATGCATATTTAATAATAAGAGATAAATACGAAGATTTTAGTAAAGCATACAAGAAAATATCTAATTATATTTTGTCAAATCCTAAAGAAGTTATTAAATTAACAGCTTTGGATATTTCAAAAAACTGCGGGGTTTCATCTGCTTCTGTGGTGAGATTTGCTAAAGATCTTGGATTCAAGGGATTAGATGAACTTAAAATATCTATAGCAAGTAAAAATGGTGATGATGATAATAAATACAATATCAATACTATAATATCAGCTGATGATAATGTAGAAGAATTATGCGATAAAATTATGCTCTTAATAAAATCATCTAATGAAGATTTTTTCTATCAATTAGATAAAAATGCATTGGAGAAAGCTTTTAAACTTATAAGAAATGCAAGAAATATATATATGCTTGGTATAGGAGCTTCATCTCTATCGGCTTATGATTTATTTCATAAACTTAAAAGAGCAAATTTCAATGCTTTCTTCTATGAAGATGCACATTTGAATGCTGAGTTTTTTAATTATCTTACAGAAGAAGATGTAGTTATAGCCTTTTCATATAGCGGCAGAACTAATGAAGTTATTTATCCTGTGAAAATAGCTTCTGCAAAAAAAGCATCTATAATAGCCGTAACAAGGAAGAAGACAAATAATCTTTCTAAAATGGCTGATGTTTTGATCACTGTTCCTAACAATGAAGAGCTTACTAGAATGGGTGCTATTACTTCAAAATATTCATCTCTTATTGTGAGCGATCTTTTATACTTTGGTGCTATACAGAAAGACTTTGAAAATATAAAAGATAATCTCATAAATACAAGCATTCTAACTAGAGAATTAAAATTAGATGATGAAGAATAA
- the murQ gene encoding N-acetylmuramic acid 6-phosphate etherase, giving the protein MENLDNLVTESVNENSKNIDALSTIEMVKIINSEDVKVAEAVGKESENIAKAIDEIAKRYIKGGRLIYIGAGSSGRMGTLDAVELTPTYNVSPERAFGLIAGGKEAMYRAVEGAEDSRELGKEDLVNCKLTNLDCVVGIAASGRTPYVLGGLDYAKEVGALTVMISSNRNENVEKSADIVITPIVGAEVISGSTRMKSGTAAKMVVNSISTGVMIKSGMVYGNYMVNVLPTNKKLETRAIRMISSITGLDIEKSSKLFEESGKSVAVSIIMNKASIDKDKAQKLLKESNNMVRIAIEKAKNA; this is encoded by the coding sequence ATGGAAAATTTGGATAATCTTGTAACAGAATCTGTAAATGAAAATTCTAAAAATATAGATGCTTTAAGTACTATAGAAATGGTTAAAATAATAAATTCTGAAGATGTTAAAGTTGCTGAAGCAGTAGGAAAAGAAAGTGAAAATATTGCAAAAGCTATAGATGAAATAGCAAAAAGATATATAAAAGGTGGGAGATTAATATATATAGGTGCTGGTTCATCTGGAAGAATGGGTACTTTAGATGCTGTAGAGCTTACTCCTACATACAATGTTTCACCTGAAAGAGCTTTCGGACTCATAGCAGGCGGAAAGGAAGCTATGTACAGAGCCGTTGAAGGAGCTGAAGATTCCAGAGAATTAGGAAAAGAAGATTTAGTAAATTGCAAACTTACTAATTTAGATTGCGTTGTGGGAATAGCAGCAAGCGGAAGAACTCCTTATGTATTAGGTGGATTGGATTATGCCAAAGAAGTAGGAGCATTAACTGTGATGATATCATCAAACAGAAATGAAAATGTTGAGAAATCTGCAGATATAGTTATTACTCCTATAGTGGGTGCTGAAGTAATATCCGGTTCTACTAGAATGAAATCAGGAACTGCCGCTAAAATGGTTGTAAATAGTATTTCAACTGGTGTAATGATAAAATCAGGAATGGTTTATGGAAACTACATGGTTAATGTGCTTCCTACAAATAAAAAGTTGGAAACTAGAGCTATAAGAATGATATCTTCAATAACAGGTCTTGATATAGAAAAGTCTTCTAAATTATTTGAAGAATCAGGAAAATCTGTTGCCGTTTCAATAATAATGAATAAGGCTTCTATAGATAAAGATAAAGCTCAGAAACTTTTAAAAGAATCTAATAACATGGTGAGAATAGCTATAGAAAAAGCTAAAAATGCTTAA
- a CDS encoding MATE family efflux transporter yields MNNDVVSNPLYYEKPYKLLFKYATPSIISMLVGSLYNIVDQIFIGQGIGINGNAATNVAFPLTIICMSIALFHGFGSASMYSILLGQGNNKRAATFIGNAVVSALVLGFIFTVIVKLFNKNFMTMFGSTKEVLPYAIEYTNITAFGFIPFIFSTMMSHIIRADGSPKYSMMSVLSGAIVNTILDPIFIFKFDMGMSGAALATIIGQFISFAIVFRYLFRFKHITFERDNFKVDPKNILKIFSLGSSSGFNQLAMMAVQITMNNVLSYYGTNSIYGGNIPLAVAGIISKVNMLVMAFIIGTSQGSQPIIGFNYGAQNYDRVIKTYKLTITITTIMAFTAFLLFQLFPRQIVGIFGDGSELYFHFAEEYMRIYMALMVINGIQPVTGTFFTSLGKAFKGAFISMTRQIIFLLPLIIILPRILGIDGVMYAGPVADGAALIVTVILVSKEIKKLKILEKNKSN; encoded by the coding sequence ATGAATAATGATGTAGTTTCTAATCCTTTATACTATGAAAAACCATATAAACTTCTATTTAAATACGCTACTCCAAGTATCATATCAATGCTTGTAGGTTCTTTATACAATATAGTAGATCAAATATTTATAGGTCAGGGAATAGGTATTAATGGCAATGCTGCTACAAATGTTGCTTTTCCTCTTACAATAATTTGTATGTCTATAGCATTGTTTCATGGATTCGGCAGTGCTTCAATGTACAGCATATTGTTAGGACAGGGAAATAATAAAAGAGCTGCTACATTTATAGGAAATGCCGTAGTATCTGCACTTGTATTAGGTTTTATATTTACTGTGATAGTAAAACTTTTTAATAAAAATTTCATGACAATGTTTGGCTCTACAAAAGAGGTTTTGCCTTATGCAATTGAATATACAAATATAACAGCATTTGGATTTATACCATTTATATTTTCTACGATGATGAGCCATATAATAAGAGCAGACGGAAGCCCTAAATATTCTATGATGTCAGTTCTTAGCGGTGCCATTGTGAATACTATATTAGATCCTATTTTTATATTTAAATTTGATATGGGTATGTCAGGTGCAGCACTTGCAACAATAATAGGACAGTTCATTTCATTTGCTATAGTTTTCAGATATTTATTCAGATTCAAGCATATAACTTTTGAAAGAGATAATTTTAAAGTTGATCCTAAAAACATATTGAAAATATTTTCTTTAGGTTCATCATCAGGTTTTAATCAATTAGCAATGATGGCCGTTCAAATCACTATGAATAATGTACTTAGCTATTATGGTACTAATTCCATATACGGAGGAAATATTCCTTTGGCTGTAGCAGGCATCATATCAAAAGTCAATATGCTTGTAATGGCTTTTATAATAGGTACATCTCAAGGAAGCCAGCCTATAATAGGTTTTAATTATGGAGCTCAAAATTATGACAGAGTTATAAAGACATATAAACTTACTATAACAATAACAACTATAATGGCATTTACAGCTTTTCTTTTATTTCAATTATTCCCAAGACAGATTGTAGGAATATTTGGGGACGGAAGCGAATTGTATTTTCATTTTGCTGAAGAATACATGAGAATATATATGGCATTAATGGTGATAAATGGTATTCAGCCTGTAACTGGTACATTCTTCACTTCTTTAGGAAAAGCATTCAAAGGGGCATTTATATCTATGACAAGACAAATCATATTTTTACTTCCTCTTATAATAATACTTCCTAGAATATTAGGCATAGACGGAGTAATGTATGCCGGACCTGTTGCTGACGGAGCGGCTTTGATAGTTACTGTTATATTGGTAAGCAAAGAAATAAAAAAATTAAAAATACTTGAAAAGAATAAAAGTAATTGA